In Cicer arietinum cultivar CDC Frontier isolate Library 1 chromosome 1, Cicar.CDCFrontier_v2.0, whole genome shotgun sequence, one DNA window encodes the following:
- the LOC101503783 gene encoding putative zinc finger A20 and AN1 domain-containing stress-associated protein 8, with product MVHLTRCRNGCGFYGSAENKNFCSKCYKDCIEENTKASEMEGPVLGSSSPSQKQSVSESSVTDFCAAIDSITLTDTTTIKKKNRCNSCNKKVGILGFECRCGDLFCGRHRYPETHSCNVDWKNIGRQILAKQNPKCVGDKLDSRI from the coding sequence ATGGTTCATCTAACGCGTTGTCGTAATGGTTGTGGTTTCTACGGTTCTGCTGAAAACAAAAACTTTTGTTCAAAGTGTTACAAAGATTGCATCGAAGAAAACACCAAAGCATCAGAAATGGAAGGTCCTGTTCTTGGTTCATCATCTCCTTCTCAAAAACAGAGTGTTTCGGAGAGCTCTGTAACTGATTTCTGTGCAGCTATTGATTCTATTACTCTCACAGACACTACAACCATCAAGAAGAAAAATAGGTGCAATAGTTGCAACAAAAAAGTTGGAATACTTGGATTCGAGTGTCGCTGTGGAGATTTATTTTGTGGAAGACATAGATACCCAGAAACACACTCATGTAATGTTGATTGGAAAAACATTGGTCGCCAAATTTTGGCCAAACAAAACCCAAAATGTGTTGGTGACAAATTAGATTCAAGGATATAG